One Brevibacterium spongiae DNA segment encodes these proteins:
- a CDS encoding NADP-dependent oxidoreductase, whose product MNTDINTETMMRAVSQQTFGSADVLEITEIPRPKPRTNEILVKVHAAGLNPTDWKHRSGHGFVDDLPLVLGWDVSGVVEAVGIGVATFAPGDEVFGMLTYPFGLGSHAEYVAAPARFFASKPRSVDHVQAGALPLASLTAWQALVDNAGLQPGQRVLIHAAAGGVGHIAVQIAKSLGAYVIGTASAEKHGFLRELGADEVIDYRTDDFADRVRDVDAVLDTIGGDTAMRSLHTLRKGGCLVSLIPVGSADLFREADQLGVRALRMLVDSSRSTLEIVSGLVDDGALRATIAGTFPLSKAAEAHREGETNRTTGKLVLTMDE is encoded by the coding sequence ATGAACACCGATATAAACACCGAAACGATGATGCGCGCCGTCAGTCAGCAGACTTTTGGAAGCGCCGACGTCCTCGAAATCACCGAGATCCCACGACCGAAGCCCCGCACCAACGAAATCCTTGTGAAAGTCCACGCTGCGGGTCTCAACCCGACCGATTGGAAGCACCGTTCCGGCCACGGCTTCGTCGACGATCTGCCATTGGTGCTCGGCTGGGACGTCTCCGGAGTGGTCGAAGCCGTCGGCATCGGCGTCGCGACGTTCGCGCCCGGAGACGAGGTGTTCGGCATGCTGACGTATCCGTTTGGGCTCGGCTCACACGCCGAATACGTCGCCGCCCCGGCCAGATTCTTCGCGTCGAAACCCCGATCGGTCGACCATGTGCAGGCGGGAGCACTCCCCCTCGCCTCTCTGACCGCTTGGCAGGCGCTCGTCGACAACGCCGGCTTACAGCCCGGACAGCGTGTGCTGATTCACGCGGCCGCAGGCGGCGTCGGGCACATCGCTGTGCAGATCGCGAAATCGCTGGGCGCATACGTGATCGGAACCGCGAGCGCGGAGAAACACGGCTTCTTGCGCGAACTCGGCGCCGATGAGGTCATCGACTACCGTACGGACGACTTCGCCGATCGAGTGCGAGACGTGGACGCGGTGCTCGACACGATCGGCGGTGACACAGCGATGCGCTCCCTGCACACTCTTCGCAAAGGCGGGTGTCTCGTGTCGCTCATCCCCGTCGGCTCCGCTGATCTCTTTCGCGAAGCAGATCAGCTCGGAGTGCGAGCTCTTCGAATGCTCGTGGACTCCTCGCGCAGCACGCTGGAAATCGTCTCCGGGCTCGTCGACGACGGTGCACTGCGTGCCACCATCGCCGGGACTTTCCCACTCTCGAAGGCAGCAGAAGCCCATCGAGAGGGCGAGACCAATCGCACCACCGGCAAACTCGTACTCACTATGGACGAGTAG